In one window of Borrelia anserina Es DNA:
- a CDS encoding tetratricopeptide repeat protein, whose translation MLPLFIILSSITISVLVFLFFKIVISSTKIRKKSKYNKTSDKTKKLIEKAVNILKINPNDIRALQTLNDHYYSNKDFENGIKYARKLCQLIEENPTNQGIDSFKAFLSYGVYNLERNFNVEALELLKKAYIMKKNDIDANYYLGIAFLRNEHYKEALHYLTKIYKLNKNKDALKYIGIILFYTGNYTKAVGIFNSISKYIQNDINALSAYAQSLAQLNQDQLALEIANKIKNRDGMIYEALLIESEINSKNNNLSKLENNIREIMKIKPDLPTKIFLKLFYKLGELYIEYENYKKATEVLTQVERIDPHYQKIAEKLEFSKRLNENLALRIYLKSPKEKFDSLASAIILKLYKNKFQIRDKKINEITSQFIDITFQLSNNQWEENLIVRFVRTDQKNFGELFLKDLVSKTKESKLKGLCIAPATFSDKAKQIIEGRLIDLIEGKKLIQILKTLDVSKYI comes from the coding sequence GTGTTACCATTATTCATAATACTTTCCTCAATTACAATATCTGTTTTGGTCTTTTTATTCTTTAAAATTGTAATATCAAGCACAAAAATAAGGAAAAAAAGTAAATATAACAAAACATCAGATAAAACAAAAAAATTAATAGAAAAAGCTGTAAACATATTAAAAATAAACCCAAATGATATAAGAGCTTTACAAACTTTAAACGATCATTATTATTCCAATAAAGACTTCGAAAATGGAATTAAATATGCTAGGAAATTATGTCAACTTATAGAAGAAAACCCCACAAATCAAGGAATAGATTCTTTTAAGGCTTTTCTAAGTTACGGTGTTTATAATCTTGAGAGGAACTTTAACGTAGAAGCACTAGAACTTCTTAAAAAAGCCTACATCATGAAAAAAAATGATATAGATGCAAATTACTATCTTGGAATAGCCTTCCTACGAAATGAACATTACAAAGAAGCACTCCATTATCTCACAAAGATATATAAACTTAATAAAAACAAAGATGCCTTAAAGTACATAGGAATAATACTCTTTTATACGGGGAATTATACCAAAGCCGTTGGAATATTTAATAGCATAAGCAAGTACATACAAAATGATATCAATGCTTTATCAGCATATGCTCAATCTCTAGCTCAACTAAATCAAGATCAGCTTGCACTTGAAATTGCAAACAAAATAAAAAATAGAGATGGAATGATATACGAAGCTCTTTTAATTGAATCTGAGATTAATTCAAAAAACAACAATTTGTCGAAATTAGAAAATAATATTAGAGAAATAATGAAAATCAAACCTGATTTACCTACAAAAATATTCCTTAAACTCTTTTACAAACTAGGAGAGCTTTATATAGAATATGAAAACTATAAAAAAGCAACTGAAGTTTTGACTCAAGTTGAAAGAATTGATCCACACTATCAAAAAATAGCTGAAAAACTAGAATTTAGTAAAAGACTAAATGAAAACCTAGCATTAAGAATATATCTTAAAAGTCCAAAAGAAAAATTTGATAGCCTAGCCAGTGCAATTATCCTTAAACTTTATAAAAATAAGTTCCAAATAAGAGATAAAAAGATAAATGAAATAACCTCACAATTCATAGACATAACTTTTCAGCTATCAAATAATCAATGGGAAGAAAATCTAATAGTCCGATTTGTCAGAACAGATCAAAAAAATTTTGGAGAATTATTTCTAAAAGATCTTGTTTCAAAAACCAAAGAAAGCAAATTAAAAGGACTTTGTATTGCACCAGCGACATTCTCTGATAAAGCAAAACAAATCATTGAAGGTAGGTTAATTGACCTTATAGAAGGAAAAAAATTAATACAAATATTAAAAACATTAGATGTATCAAAGTATATATAG
- a CDS encoding peptidoglycan DD-metalloendopeptidase family protein: MIIPKKDQNVLKRNRNFVFDRAFKGDFELRDFSNIRNFHGKKRKNFVRFINIPKEIFDVIEFLFLALSNRVVSIGNYKSRSCYKDIRFKIINSYSINLTYSFIFRSNAIIFVLILIFYLDIFSYYGSYIFLNKLSFPKDYFIDTFLYYSDQDLRQSDNHLFGVDTNNYKATVKKPFVLKVVEHKIRPGETLSHIAARYSITSETLISYNNIKDVRSLRPNFVINVPNMKGILYTVEKNDSLSSIANKYNVPKVEILDANNLDNEVLYLGQKLFIPGGRMAKDLLRSALGETFLFPAQGVITSGYGYRRDPFTKTISFHNGVDIANAANTPILAAKEGVVVTVGFSVGGYGKYVIISHNNGFQTLYAHLGSFAVKVGQRVSRGQIIGRMGSTGHSTGNHLHFTIFKDGKTGNPMKYLR; this comes from the coding sequence ATGATTATACCAAAAAAGGATCAAAATGTATTAAAACGAAATAGAAATTTTGTATTTGATAGGGCCTTTAAAGGTGATTTTGAATTGAGAGATTTTAGTAATATTCGCAACTTTCATGGAAAGAAACGGAAGAATTTTGTTCGTTTTATAAATATTCCAAAGGAAATTTTTGATGTAATCGAATTTTTATTTTTAGCTTTAAGTAATAGAGTGGTAAGTATTGGTAACTATAAATCTCGATCTTGTTATAAAGATATTCGCTTTAAAATAATTAATTCTTATAGTATTAATTTAACTTATAGTTTTATTTTTAGGTCTAATGCAATAATTTTTGTTTTGATATTAATCTTTTATTTAGATATTTTTTCGTATTATGGTTCGTATATTTTTCTCAATAAGCTTAGTTTTCCTAAGGATTATTTTATTGATACTTTTTTGTACTATAGCGATCAAGATTTAAGACAGAGCGATAACCATCTATTTGGGGTTGATACAAATAATTATAAGGCAACTGTCAAGAAACCTTTTGTTTTAAAGGTAGTTGAACATAAAATTAGGCCAGGGGAGACACTTTCTCATATTGCAGCCAGATATAGCATAACAAGTGAGACCTTGATCTCTTATAATAATATTAAGGATGTAAGGAGTCTTAGGCCCAATTTTGTTATTAATGTGCCTAATATGAAGGGAATTCTTTATACTGTTGAAAAAAATGATTCTCTCTCATCAATTGCAAATAAATATAATGTACCCAAGGTAGAAATTCTTGATGCTAATAATCTTGATAATGAAGTTCTATATTTAGGTCAAAAGTTATTTATTCCAGGTGGAAGAATGGCTAAAGATTTACTTAGAAGTGCTTTAGGAGAGACTTTTTTGTTCCCAGCGCAAGGAGTTATTACTTCAGGTTATGGCTATCGTCGTGATCCTTTTACTAAGACTATTAGTTTTCACAATGGAGTTGATATTGCGAATGCAGCTAATACACCCATTCTTGCAGCAAAAGAGGGTGTTGTGGTGACAGTTGGATTTAGTGTCGGAGGATACGGAAAATATGTTATTATCTCTCATAATAATGGATTTCAAACTCTTTATGCTCATTTAGGTTCTTTTGCAGTTAAAGTGGGACAAAGAGTTTCAAGAGGACAAATAATAGGACGTATGGGTAGTACGGGACATAGTACAGGTAATCATTTGCATTTCACTATTTTTAAAGATGGAAAAACAGGAAATCCTATGAAGTATCTCAGATAG
- the lepB gene encoding signal peptidase I translates to MHKIHKQVLIPIILASLLMLAIIKVFLSFHLVKGSSMLPIILEKHWIINNKLAYGIRLNNKGKYLVLWSTPKKNEMVLIKDPITRKISVKKIFAIPGEKFKKLQKNVISIHNLNFNIDKKHLEKLESIYIPKNYYLVIGENKQVSLDSREYGFININDIIGKIIYCL, encoded by the coding sequence ATGCACAAAATACATAAACAAGTATTAATACCCATTATACTAGCTTCATTACTCATGCTAGCTATCATCAAAGTATTTCTGTCTTTTCATTTAGTCAAAGGCTCTTCAATGTTACCAATAATTTTAGAGAAACATTGGATAATAAATAATAAACTAGCTTACGGAATAAGACTAAACAATAAAGGAAAATATCTTGTATTATGGAGCACACCTAAAAAAAACGAAATGGTACTTATTAAAGATCCTATAACAAGAAAAATATCCGTTAAAAAAATTTTTGCCATACCAGGAGAAAAATTCAAAAAGTTACAGAAAAATGTAATATCCATACATAACCTAAACTTTAACATAGATAAGAAACATCTTGAAAAACTAGAAAGCATATATATTCCAAAGAATTACTACTTAGTAATAGGAGAAAATAAACAGGTTTCTCTTGATTCAAGAGAATACGGATTTATCAACATCAATGACATTATTGGGAAAATCATATATTGCCTGTAA
- a CDS encoding Hsp70 family protein, which yields MKKWIGIDFGTTNTVASYFDATSRVILNDRGERMTPSVVSFTDSGVIVGSVAKHQILANPDKTFHNFKVNIGTEVSYKVGSSTYKPEDIASCVLANVKMNAEKFLGSEVCDVVITVPAYFSEIQRRGTVEAARLAGLNCRAILNEPTAAALSYAFEKQIDGLFLVYDLGGGTFDVTLLEKQNDTYTVLAIKGENKLGGNNFNEVIERYVLTNFKEECPDINLDDIILLEQIRDRIEEAKKNLSIMDEVSIVLPFLDGKHLSCKLNKDDFNSMIEKFIEKTIALTNECIVDSGVELEHISKIILSGGSTRIPLVKERLKEFFPKIEVLDSLNQDEVVANGAGIHAFSLSNNNTFIDFRDVTPYSLGIETCNDGFFALIKKNTLLPVCERRIFTTTNDYQEEIEIHILQGDHKKASLNYSIGRFFFSNIQKDLKGVPKIEILFSLDESGILSISAKDLGTSVAKSIQIRMTSASSDCNFQKEGVLASLDDIKSNVSLGDRIEIL from the coding sequence ATGAAAAAATGGATAGGCATAGATTTTGGGACTACAAATACTGTAGCATCTTATTTTGATGCTACGTCTAGAGTGATATTAAATGATAGGGGAGAGAGAATGACTCCTTCTGTTGTTTCTTTTACAGATTCTGGTGTGATTGTTGGCAGTGTTGCTAAACATCAGATATTAGCAAATCCAGATAAAACTTTTCATAATTTTAAAGTTAATATAGGTACTGAAGTTTCTTATAAAGTGGGTAGTAGTACATATAAACCTGAGGATATTGCTTCTTGTGTGCTTGCGAATGTAAAGATGAATGCTGAAAAATTTTTGGGTTCAGAGGTTTGTGATGTTGTGATCACTGTTCCTGCTTATTTTTCTGAAATTCAAAGAAGAGGTACTGTAGAAGCTGCAAGACTTGCAGGGTTGAACTGCAGGGCAATACTTAATGAACCAACAGCAGCTGCTTTGTCTTATGCTTTTGAAAAACAAATAGATGGGTTATTTCTTGTTTATGACCTTGGCGGTGGAACTTTTGATGTTACACTCTTAGAAAAACAAAATGATACTTATACTGTTCTTGCAATTAAGGGTGAAAATAAACTTGGTGGAAATAATTTTAATGAAGTCATAGAAAGGTATGTTTTAACCAATTTTAAAGAGGAATGTCCTGATATCAATTTAGATGATATTATTCTTCTTGAGCAAATAAGAGATAGGATTGAGGAAGCTAAAAAGAATTTATCTATTATGGATGAAGTTAGTATTGTATTACCTTTTCTTGATGGTAAGCATTTGAGTTGTAAGCTTAATAAAGATGATTTTAATTCTATGATTGAGAAATTTATAGAGAAAACTATTGCTCTTACGAATGAATGTATTGTTGATTCAGGTGTTGAGCTTGAACATATTTCAAAAATAATATTGTCAGGAGGTTCAACGAGAATTCCTTTAGTTAAAGAGAGATTGAAGGAATTTTTCCCTAAAATTGAAGTTTTGGATTCTTTAAATCAGGATGAAGTTGTTGCAAATGGGGCGGGCATTCATGCTTTTAGTCTTTCAAATAATAATACTTTTATTGACTTTAGGGATGTAACGCCTTATTCTCTTGGCATTGAGACTTGTAATGATGGATTTTTTGCATTAATTAAAAAAAATACTTTATTGCCAGTTTGTGAGCGAAGAATATTTACAACAACTAATGATTATCAGGAAGAGATTGAAATACATATACTTCAAGGTGATCATAAAAAGGCATCTTTAAATTATTCTATAGGTAGATTTTTCTTTAGTAATATACAGAAGGATTTAAAGGGTGTTCCCAAGATAGAAATACTTTTTAGTTTGGATGAAAGTGGTATTTTAAGCATTTCTGCAAAAGATTTAGGTACTAGTGTTGCTAAGTCAATTCAAATAAGAATGACAAGTGCTTCTTCTGATTGTAATTTTCAAAAGGAAGGAGTTCTTGCTTCTTTAGATGACATTAAGTCGAATGTGTCTTTGGGAGACAGGATTGAAATACTTTAA
- a CDS encoding FapA family protein yields the protein MTDVSGFADLRNRIKHYLERENSVSLIEVEADTLEEALNDASLELSVPYKDLDYEVLVRGHNGLFGYGKRKWRIIAYRNSYSKFSATHVLNSQGGSEEVVSLDGKFFIRRTVKGVFLKVTPAQGNGRVVEFKDVMDKFALYSNIKNLDANFVRSVVTNANGEYEQVSAFEADLAESVTMMVHISEDSMSVTVEFTSPGPNGAEVLEKDIYNILKKYGIADRALLEDKIKEFVDCPFYGEPVEMAKGMNPVRGRDSYLNFIAKSKYSCEYDTVDNEFRNVNEGDELAEIIPLSEGIDGYTVFGKVLEAEKGRELDLILGDNTLMRGTKIIACCNGYISVEKGVISVHEVYVIEGDVGPGTGNIVNNGKVLVKGSILDGYNVMAKSGIEVNGLVGRCNLRTDGSIVLRSGANGKGGSEIYAKKSIKSKFLENVSVRCEGNIEVVRGIVNSFVSCTKKVLCIGKKSKIVGSEVHSREEVRAYSIGSEGNAETSIYVGYDPSIKALLSDFTEYLVKIERRLEVLTKDISALKKNIRLTVDKAEKSLKIDSCNELINERDILILEIKMVKDRQESLQEALENSKIDGKIFVEYIAYAGVKLHIKDTYYELSRDYHNITFVEDDNIIKMVAYVPFEAK from the coding sequence ATGACTGACGTTAGCGGTTTTGCCGATTTGAGAAATAGGATTAAGCATTATCTAGAAAGGGAGAATAGTGTTAGTTTAATAGAAGTAGAAGCAGATACACTTGAAGAGGCTTTAAATGATGCTTCTTTAGAACTTTCAGTTCCTTATAAGGACTTGGATTATGAGGTGTTGGTACGTGGACATAATGGTCTATTTGGATATGGTAAGAGAAAATGGAGAATAATTGCTTATAGGAATTCTTATTCAAAGTTTAGTGCTACTCATGTTTTAAATTCACAGGGTGGTTCTGAAGAGGTTGTATCTTTAGATGGCAAATTTTTTATCAGGAGAACTGTCAAGGGGGTATTTTTGAAAGTTACTCCTGCTCAGGGAAATGGACGTGTTGTTGAGTTTAAAGATGTGATGGATAAGTTTGCTTTATATAGTAACATCAAAAATTTGGATGCAAATTTTGTTAGATCGGTAGTTACAAATGCTAATGGTGAGTATGAACAAGTATCTGCTTTTGAGGCTGATCTTGCTGAGAGTGTAACTATGATGGTTCATATATCAGAAGATTCGATGTCAGTGACTGTTGAATTTACTTCTCCTGGGCCTAATGGTGCTGAAGTTCTAGAAAAAGATATTTATAATATTCTTAAAAAGTATGGAATAGCCGATCGAGCATTACTTGAGGATAAGATAAAAGAATTTGTAGATTGTCCGTTTTATGGTGAACCAGTTGAGATGGCAAAAGGAATGAATCCTGTTAGGGGAAGAGATTCTTATCTTAATTTTATTGCTAAGAGTAAGTATTCATGTGAGTATGATACTGTAGATAATGAGTTTCGAAATGTTAATGAAGGAGATGAATTGGCAGAAATTATTCCCTTATCAGAGGGTATTGATGGATATACTGTTTTTGGGAAAGTATTAGAAGCAGAGAAAGGTCGAGAATTGGATTTAATTTTGGGAGATAATACTTTAATGAGAGGGACTAAGATTATTGCATGCTGTAATGGATATATATCTGTTGAAAAGGGAGTGATTTCTGTTCATGAAGTTTATGTTATTGAAGGTGATGTTGGACCTGGTACTGGTAATATAGTTAATAATGGTAAAGTGCTTGTTAAGGGAAGTATTCTGGATGGCTATAACGTTATGGCTAAGAGTGGGATAGAAGTTAATGGACTTGTTGGTAGATGTAATTTAAGGACAGATGGGTCTATTGTTCTCCGTAGTGGAGCTAATGGGAAGGGTGGTTCAGAGATCTATGCAAAGAAATCCATTAAGTCCAAATTTTTGGAGAATGTTAGTGTACGATGTGAAGGCAATATTGAAGTTGTAAGAGGGATTGTTAATTCTTTTGTTTCTTGTACAAAAAAAGTGCTCTGTATTGGAAAAAAATCTAAGATAGTTGGTTCTGAAGTTCATTCAAGGGAAGAGGTTAGAGCATATTCTATTGGGTCTGAGGGTAATGCCGAGACTTCTATTTATGTTGGGTATGATCCTTCAATAAAAGCTTTACTATCTGATTTTACTGAATATCTTGTAAAGATTGAGAGACGGTTGGAAGTTCTAACAAAAGATATTTCAGCTTTAAAGAAGAATATTAGACTGACTGTTGATAAAGCTGAAAAATCTTTAAAGATTGATAGTTGTAATGAGCTTATTAATGAGAGAGATATTTTGATTTTAGAGATAAAGATGGTAAAAGATAGACAAGAAAGTTTACAAGAGGCGCTTGAGAATAGTAAGATTGATGGCAAGATTTTTGTTGAATATATAGCTTATGCTGGTGTTAAGTTACATATTAAAGATACTTATTATGAGCTTTCAAGAGACTATCATAATATCACCTTTGTAGAGGATGATAATATTATCAAAATGGTAGCTTATGTTCCTTTTGAAGCCAAATAG
- a CDS encoding MinD/ParA family protein, protein MEDQAQSLRDIMRLNNRASFVIDDKIQNSRTRFIAITSGKGGVGKSNIAVGLALKYASLGKKVLVFDADIGMANINILLGVIPKYSIYHMIMQGRGIKDVITKTEYNIDLLAGASGTTELLDLSESEMNQFIKELLKVYEYDIVVIDTSAGISRQVISFLFSSDDVVIVTTPEPTSITDAYGIIKVLSHRMENLKNLRLVVNRVANVSEGKIVAKKVIDISNQFLNLNIDYLGYVYEDQNIRNSVFKQRPFILLNPNSKASYCLDSIVAALEEITVDNKKRRGVIGFISKFFGME, encoded by the coding sequence ATGGAAGATCAAGCTCAAAGTTTACGTGATATTATGAGATTGAATAATAGGGCTAGTTTTGTTATTGATGATAAAATTCAAAATAGTAGAACGAGATTTATTGCTATTACTAGTGGTAAAGGTGGAGTTGGAAAAAGTAATATTGCTGTGGGTCTTGCTCTTAAGTATGCAAGTCTTGGTAAGAAAGTTTTAGTTTTTGATGCAGATATTGGTATGGCTAACATTAATATTTTACTTGGAGTCATTCCAAAATACAGTATTTATCACATGATTATGCAGGGTCGAGGCATTAAGGATGTAATAACAAAGACAGAGTATAATATTGATCTTTTAGCTGGTGCTTCTGGAACAACAGAGCTTTTAGATTTATCAGAGTCTGAGATGAATCAGTTTATAAAGGAGTTATTAAAAGTTTATGAATATGATATAGTAGTAATAGATACTAGTGCTGGAATTTCAAGACAGGTTATTTCATTTTTATTTTCTAGCGATGATGTAGTTATTGTGACGACTCCTGAGCCTACTTCTATAACTGATGCTTATGGAATAATTAAGGTTTTATCTCACAGAATGGAAAATTTAAAAAATTTAAGGTTAGTTGTAAATAGAGTGGCTAATGTAAGTGAAGGAAAGATAGTGGCTAAAAAGGTTATTGATATATCAAATCAGTTTTTAAATTTAAATATTGATTATTTGGGATATGTTTATGAAGACCAGAATATTAGGAATTCTGTTTTTAAACAAAGGCCTTTTATTTTATTAAATCCTAATAGCAAGGCGAGTTATTGCCTTGATTCTATTGTAGCTGCTCTTGAAGAGATTACTGTTGATAATAAAAAAAGAAGGGGCGTAATAGGTTTTATATCTAAATTTTTTGGCATGGAATAA
- the flhF gene encoding flagellar biosynthesis protein FlhF — translation MVQYFTERGPTYNEVIETVKRKYGKNARVMTYKTISRGGIFGLFSRDWIEVSGYVRYDIGQQQLNVEEEKRKILQNIKKEESSSIEDVIKEVKSLKNELAHKKEEVNHPTILKIEDILRSNDFSESYIKDINNFIRREFSLSDLDDYDKVKDSVIIYIAKTIKCSGSLIDNLKKRIFILVGPTGVGKTTTIAKLAAIYGINGDDKSLSIKIITIDNYRIGAKKQIQTYGDIMGIPVKAIESFKDLKEEITQSKDFDLVLIDTIGKSPKDFMKLAEMKELLNACGRDAEFHLAVSSTTKTADIKEIFHQFSPFSYKTVIFTKLDETTCVGNLISLIHEMRKEVSYVTDGQIVPHNISIAEPLTFIRKINGYRISDDVEFIRKLKSKSYY, via the coding sequence ATGGTTCAGTATTTTACAGAGAGAGGTCCTACTTATAATGAGGTCATAGAAACCGTTAAGAGGAAATATGGAAAGAATGCTAGGGTTATGACTTATAAGACAATATCTCGTGGAGGGATATTTGGCTTATTTAGTAGAGATTGGATAGAAGTATCAGGTTATGTTAGATATGATATTGGACAGCAACAGCTAAATGTTGAAGAGGAAAAGCGCAAGATTCTTCAAAACATTAAAAAAGAAGAGAGTTCTTCAATTGAGGATGTAATTAAGGAAGTTAAATCGCTTAAAAATGAGCTTGCGCATAAGAAGGAAGAAGTTAATCATCCAACAATTCTAAAGATAGAAGATATTTTGCGTAGTAATGATTTTTCTGAAAGTTATATTAAAGATATTAATAATTTTATTAGGAGGGAGTTTAGTTTATCAGATCTTGATGATTATGATAAAGTTAAAGATAGTGTTATAATATATATTGCTAAGACTATTAAATGTTCAGGATCTCTTATTGATAATCTGAAGAAAAGAATATTTATTTTAGTTGGACCAACAGGTGTTGGTAAGACTACCACTATTGCAAAGCTTGCAGCGATTTATGGAATTAATGGTGATGATAAGAGTTTAAGTATTAAGATTATTACTATTGATAACTATCGTATAGGAGCTAAGAAACAAATTCAGACATATGGCGATATTATGGGAATTCCTGTTAAGGCAATTGAATCTTTTAAGGACTTAAAAGAAGAAATTACACAATCTAAGGATTTTGATCTTGTTCTTATTGATACAATTGGTAAGAGTCCTAAGGATTTCATGAAACTTGCTGAGATGAAGGAACTTCTTAATGCTTGTGGTCGTGATGCTGAATTTCACTTAGCTGTGAGTTCTACCACGAAGACAGCAGATATTAAAGAAATATTTCATCAATTTTCTCCCTTCAGCTATAAGACTGTGATTTTTACTAAGCTGGATGAGACAACATGTGTTGGTAATTTAATAAGTTTAATTCATGAAATGAGGAAGGAAGTTTCCTATGTTACTGATGGGCAAATTGTGCCTCATAATATTAGTATTGCAGAGCCGCTTACCTTTATTAGGAAGATAAATGGATATAGAATAAGTGATGATGTTGAATTTATTCGAAAGCTAAAAAGTAAATCTTATTATTAA